A section of the Oreochromis aureus strain Israel breed Guangdong linkage group 22, ZZ_aureus, whole genome shotgun sequence genome encodes:
- the LOC116311878 gene encoding cell division control protein 42 homolog isoform X3 — protein MILLHLHVYLSLFMSCLTFVPCLLQVFDNYAVTVIVGGEMYSLGLFDTTGQEDHDTLRVFSYPQTDILLLCFSVVSPSSFKNITERWVPEISHYCPGTPFLLVGTQVHLRDDSNTLEKLAERKQHAVTFTSGEEVARELKAVKYVECSAETEEGLKNVFDEAILAALEPPDTKSKKHCILL, from the exons ATGATTCTGCTGCATTTGCATGTTTACTTATCTTTGTTTATGTCTTGTTTAACTTTTGTTCCCTGTCTTCTCCAGGTGTTTGACAACTATGCTGTGACAGTGATTGTTGGTGGAGAGATGTACAGTCTGGGACTGTTTGACACTACAG GTCAGGAAGATCATGATACACTGCGAGTCTTCAGCTACCCTCAGACCGACATCTTgcttctgtgtttctctgtcgTATCACCGTCATCTTTCAAGAACATCACAGAGAGG TGGGTGCCAGAGATTTCACACTACTGCCCGGGGACGCCCTTCCTGTTGGTCGGGACTCAGGTGCATTTAAGAGATGACAGCAACACCCTGGAGAAGCTGGCCGAGAGAAAGCAACACGCTGTGACCTTCACAAGTGGAGAGGAAGTGGCTCGTGAGCTGAAGGCAGTCAAATACGTGGagtgttcagctgagacagag GAAGGATTGAAGAACGTGTTTGATGAGGCTATTCTTGCTGCTCTGGAGCCTCCAGATACTAAATCCAAGAAGCACTGCATCCTGCTATAG
- the LOC116311878 gene encoding cell division control protein 42 homolog isoform X4, translated as MYSLGLFDTTGQEDHDTLRVFSYPQTDILLLCFSVVSPSSFKNITERWVPEISHYCPGTPFLLVGTQVHLRDDSNTLEKLAERKQHAVTFTSGEEVARELKAVKYVECSAETEEGLKNVFDEAILAALEPPDTKSKKHCILL; from the exons ATGTACAGTCTGGGACTGTTTGACACTACAG GTCAGGAAGATCATGATACACTGCGAGTCTTCAGCTACCCTCAGACCGACATCTTgcttctgtgtttctctgtcgTATCACCGTCATCTTTCAAGAACATCACAGAGAGG TGGGTGCCAGAGATTTCACACTACTGCCCGGGGACGCCCTTCCTGTTGGTCGGGACTCAGGTGCATTTAAGAGATGACAGCAACACCCTGGAGAAGCTGGCCGAGAGAAAGCAACACGCTGTGACCTTCACAAGTGGAGAGGAAGTGGCTCGTGAGCTGAAGGCAGTCAAATACGTGGagtgttcagctgagacagag GAAGGATTGAAGAACGTGTTTGATGAGGCTATTCTTGCTGCTCTGGAGCCTCCAGATACTAAATCCAAGAAGCACTGCATCCTGCTATAG